The DNA region gtgtgtgtgtgtgtgcgtatacatatacacaaaaattagccaggcatagtggcacatgcctgtaatcccagctactggggaggctgaggaacgagaATGGTAtgagcctgggagtcagaggttgcagtgagccaagatcgcaccactgcactctagcctgggtgacaaagtgtgactctgtctcaaaaacgagAAAAAAAAGTTGCCCAGGCTTgcttgaactcctaggctaaagAAGTCTTTACACCTTGTCCTTCcagaatgctggaattataggtgtgagccactgcacccagcctggacatcgtattttatttttattttttttttgagactgagttttgctcgttgcccatgctggagtgcaatggcacgatctcagctcaccgcaacctctgcctcgtgggttcaagcgattctcctgcctctgcctcccaagtagctgggattacaggcgcgtgccaccacactcggctaattttgtatttttagtagagacggggtttctccatgttggtcaggttggtctcgaactcccaacctcacgtgatctgcccgcctcggcctcccaaagtgctgggattacaggtgtgagccatcgcacccagctgaCAGCGCATTTTAAACATGCTCTCCCAGTGACACTGAAGTGGGCAGAATAGGAGCATGCTCTGAGAAAGTGTTTCAAACTGGGGGTGGGAAGGTTCTTCTAAGCAATAAAGTTTTAcaaccagctgggcacagtggttcatgtctacaatcctagcactttgggaggtcaaaaagggaagactgggcaacatagcaagacctcatctctatctgaaaaaaaaaattggacaacacagcaagacctcgtctctatttggaagaaaaaaaaaaaaagagtagtggaggccgggcgcggtggctcaagcctgtaatcccagcactttgggaggccgagacgggcggatcacgaggtcaggagatcgagaccatcctggctaacatggtgaaaccccgtctctactaaaaaaaaatacaaaaaactagccgggcgaggtggcgggcgcctgtagtcccagctacttgggaggctgaggcaggagaatggcgtaaacccgggaggcggagcttgcagtgagctgagatccggccactgcactccagcccgggcgacagagcgagactccgtctcaaaaaaaaaaaaaaaaaaaaaaaaaaaaaaaaaaaaagagtagtggggcatggtggcaggtgcctgtagtcccagctacccaggaggctaaagCTGGAGggctgcctgaacccaggagtttgaggctgcatgagctatgattgcaccattgctctccagcctgggccacagcacaagactctacctcaaaaaagtaaattaattaagaccggccaatgtggtgaaaccccgtctctactaaaaatacaaaaattagctgggcatggtggcacacgtctgtaatcccaggactcgggaggatgaggcaggagaacagcttgaattcgggaggtggaagctggagtaagccgagattgcagtCCCGCAttccatcctaggcaacagagctagaccctgtctcaataagtaaacaaacaaataaataaaatttgacaaCCTATAATAAGGTAACTAAAGACAGGGTCTATTATACACATTTTATCTAGTTATCCAGCATTAGTTTCAGCATCTGCTTGAAAGCTAAAAGTACCAGAAATGAGATCACAGAGTGTCCTGTGATCTCATCACAGGACACTCCTCCAGCTCCAGAAACAACTGTTCCACAGCAGACCagacagaaaaatgaagacaacacCAGGCACTGTGGTTTAACAAGCCAAGCAGGAGTAACTATTAGCAAAACAAGCTGAATAAATGCTACTAGAAAATTCGGCACAGGCCCTGCAGTGACCTGAGTGACTGCGACAGGCACTCTCGGCCACTGACCCGTGTCCACCTGTCAAAAGCAGCAGTAAACAGAAGTACAGTGAGTTAAACACCCTCTGGGGCCCTATTTGTAGTCTGTAAAATTGGTTCGGAAAGATGCCAATGGAGATAGGATTTCCAAAGCATCTTTCAGATATGACCTGTTGGAGGGCCCTAAGGAATTAACGGATGCCTTGACCACCCCGAGACAGGAGTTCATAGGCCAAAGTCAGAAATAAGCTGCAGGGCAAGTTGCACTCATTTATTGTTTCAGATCACAGGCTGAGTTTACGATCCAAGCTTTCTTCATCGCTTCGAACAGTACACGCCTACCCAACCCCAGTATATCCGTTAGGTCCTACTAAACATTTGTGGCACTGCTGATATGTTTcgaatcttttttttccccagtaataTAAACCAGAGACCGTGGACCAAGTCATTCGATTACATGTTGTGTTTGAGCAACACCATCCACGCCGTGAGCTTACTGGATCCTGGGCCATGCCCAGCGACCGTGGACAGTGAACTAAGCCAGAGCTGGTGCTCACGTGAAGACAAGGGCAGAGAAGGATTCGGAGCTCTAGGGAGTACAGCCAGAAGGGTAGTACAGGCTTAACTGCCGGCCCGGTGCTTCTAGCTCAGCCGAGGGGCCGCAGGGCCACAGGCTGCATTCCCCGAAGCCAGGCCGCATCTTTTCCCCCGCCCCGACGACCCCGCGCACTGCAGGAAGGGGGCGGCGACGTTGACCGCCGCAAGCAGCCAAAGGAAGGCGGCGGCTGAGAGCGGCCAAGGCCTAGAAAGACGCACAGCTGCGGCTTTACTGAGCCGCCGGGCGGGAGCCCGGAGCCCCAGAGGCAAGGCCCCCAGCGTCGCTCGGATTTACCACGGGGAGACTGGAGGCATCTGAGGCCGCCTCCAGAGGAACAAAGGTTCCTCGCGAGGCCGGGGGTGGCAGAGTGTCAAGAGAACACACAGGAAGGACTGGAATGGGGCTTGGGGGATCTAGGGCCGTCCCGGGCGTGCCCCCAGATTCCGGGCTTCTCACCGCCTCCTACGCGCCGCCACTACCGCTACCGCCGCCATCTTGTGCCGGGTTTGCTCCTTGACCCCGAACCTCCCGCCCCACCACGAGCACTCAGCCACGTATCCTAGTTCCCGCCCCTTCCGGCCTTCTGATTGGTTCAGCCTGAGCGCCGCCGGGCAACTGTCTCATTGGTAGAGTGCACACTCCAAATTATCGCAGGGGGCGGGGCTTCAGGCCAGGGGCGGGACCGTCCAGAGCCAGGCGCTGTCCGACTTTGCACGCTCTCAGCATGACAGAAGCACTGGACTGGTTTTCTCAAGTCGgcaaattttatttagaaaaaaaagtgggAGAGAAAAAAGTGACAGCGCTCCTTAGGCCAAGGACTTAGAAACCTCCACCCTGCCGTAGCACATTAGTCCCTTCCCTCTCTCACTGCTCAACCTCCCTGGACTTCCAGAGCAAGAAAAGGCTACGTCCCTTGTCGAAGGAGAGTGGACGGTGACGGTGCCTGGAAACGGCCAGAGAAAAGACCCAGGCGGTCGATGTTGCGGTGGAGGACACTGTGCAGCACAGCCAGATGGGGTCCACCCTCACCTCCACCCTCCCTGGAGAAGTCCCGGATGAAGCGACCCCGCTCTGATTGGAAGATGAACTTCTGAGGCAACGGCCCATGCTCCCGGAGAAAGCCCCAAACACTGAGTAGCAGCAGACGCACCTCAAAAGGTGCCAGTTGGCTAAATACTTCATGCATATTACCCAGGGCCGGAGGCAGGAGACTTCCCTCAGCCATGACAGCTACTAAGGTGCAGGATGCCTCCAGGTGCCAGGGGGAGTGGGTCGTGTCAGGGTGGCGAGAGGCTTCCCAATGGCCCAAGAGGGCGGCCAGCAGCCCCCGAAGCAGCACGGAACAGTAGCACAGGGCTGGAGGAGCAGCTGCTACCAGCTTTAACAGCTCAAAGAGCAGGGGCTGTTCCCGGAAGCGCCGGCCAATGCGGAGATCCCGCTCCACGGTGGCCCGGGCGTGTTCCTCGGGGGGCCAGGCCAGCTCTGCACCAGCTGCATCGGGACACACACTCTCCACCAAGGTCACTGCCACTGCTTTGGCTGCCTCTGGACTCAAGATGGGCGCCCCCCAGCATTCCCCACATTCAGTGCCCCCTGGAGCACTGCAGCAGtgaaccaggaggctgaggaggctctGGGTGTTATAGATCACTTCCTGCTGATTTCGTGACTGGACAAACTTGGGTGGCTTCAAGCCACGGCCGATGACTCCAGCATGGAAAACTGACCAAATCCCTCCAGGACCTGGCACAGCTGCAGTGTGCCTCCGGTTAGTGTCCAACAGGGAGGCAGAAGCCAAAGAAGCTGAAACAACTGAGAGAGTCTCATTGTCCCCATCTACTTCCCCTCCAAACAGTTCTGTGTTGCCTCGATGTAAGGCTCCCTCAACCAGCAGCTGCAGGACAGCCTTGAGTCCAGCTGGGGACGTCTGAGACAGGCGGGTGAGAAGCTGACAGGCTGAGGCCACACCTGGGGGGCCATGCAGCCTCAGAGAGGCGAAGAAGTGGTGCACCCCAGCCCTTACCAGTCCCAGGAGCTGGGAGGGGGATAAGGCTTCAGGAGGAAAGGGACAAATGGCCAGGAGGGAGGCAGCAGCTTCAGCTACTTCCTCCTCAGGATGTAGCAGGAGAGGCGCCAGGTCAGACAGATGGGCTGAGGCAGATTCCCCAAAGTGCGCCCCTAGGGCTGCAGGGCCCTCGCCACCCTGCTGTTCCCACCCTACTAGCAGTGCCAAGTTGCGCAGGAACCTGGCCGTGAAGGGAGGCTGTAATGTCCCCGCATGCACCCGAGCCAGACAGCTTCGGAAAGCCAGGGGCAGGAGGCCAGACAGACTGACCACTAGCCCTGCATATAACTGGGTGGCCAAACTCAACTCTTCAGGGCTTCGGGCTCGGCTCAGCAGATGGCCCAAGGCCTCAGGTCCACAGCTAGGCCGGGTATAGACAGATAGCAGGCCCAAGAGCTGGTGCTGCCAGAGGAAGCGTTTCCGTTCCAATCGTAACGTCTCTCCACACAGCTCTCCAACATGGTTTTTTAGCGCATCTAAAAAGGGCACCGAGCGGGGAGGTGGGGGCGGGCCTAGCACCCCTTCCCCAGGAGACCCTCCCCGGTGATGAACCAGCTTTTGCagatgcagcagcagcagctggatTAGCCGGTCACAAGCCTCACGCACGGTGTCTGGCACAGCCAGGCCCTGGGTGGTAATGACCGAAGCAGGCATAGCTGTGTCCACCAGGAACTGCAGCAAGCGGTAGGCACCTGCCCCAGAGGCCTGGCTCACCAGGTGCACAGCCAGGTTCAACATGTTGTCCAGCTCCTCTCGGGGGAATCCTTGAAGGTGTTGCTGCAGCTGGCTCAGCACAGCTGGGGGCTTGAGGCAATCCACAAGCTCTCCGGAGACTGTGCCCAGCAACGCTGGTGACATGACTGCCAGCTGCAGTAGGAAGGGAATCGTGGCCTGAAGGGAGGGGTCCCCACTTCGGCCTCCAGTTCCCCCTGCCAGGCTATCATGGAACATTCGCAGGAGCTCCCGTCGGATACTATCTCCATGGCGGGAGGCCAGGTGCCCTAGGATGCCTACAACTGAGGCAATCTTGGGCACCCGTTTCTCCGCAGGAATGGCAGGAGATCCAGGGAAGGGGTCTGTAGAGGGGGTCTGAGAAGAGCTTCCACCActactgccagctccacctccagcCCCACCATGGACGCAAAAGTCCTTAAGGCCACAGGAGAGAACTCGGGAAATGATGGTGCCAGGAAAAGAGGAGCCAATATGTGCCACAACCCAGTCAAAGTGTGGAGAATGCTGAACAGAGGTATCCAGCAAGGCATCCACACACGCATCTGGGCAGCTACCAATGAGAGCCGAGAGGCACTGCACATAGATGTCCATTAATGTACGCGTGGCCCTACAACCCATCCACAGCTGTAGCAGTTCATTAAGAGCGCCAGTAGCGTGGGGAACACGCTGGTGCTGGCCTGAGTACGTGCTGCTCAGTTGCCCCATGAGGTCAATGGACCATGCACTAATCACAGGTGCCCAGGCCTTTGGGTTGGCCCGGATAAACTCAGACAGCACCTGCTGCACTTCCTGAACCACATCCTCTAGACCAGGTCCCCCAGCAGGGacatgggaggctgaaggtgGACGGAGGTGAGGTGGACCAGCCACAGGGGTTTCATCCAGGGCAGCCAGGTGGGCCCGGACACTCTCATCAAAGACACCTCTCAAGTGGTCAAGCACAGCAGCCCGAGCAGGTGGCAGAGAACGGAGCAGGAGAAGACCACAGCGAGCATGTTCCCGGGCTGAGAGTTGGTGGCCCAAAAGGGGGTCTACGCCAGTCAGAaaagccttgatttcctgggaaAGCTCCTGAGCACTATAAGGAAGCAAAAGAAACAGACTTAGAGTGTTGTAAGATGTTAGGCAACTTACCTTTCCTGTATGAGCTTTGTCTTTTATATTAAACAGGGATATTAAAATTACTTCCCTCATAAAagaatgtttgttttttgagatagagtcttgctttgttgcccaagctggagtacagtggcgccaccttggctcactgcaacctccacacctactgggttcaagtgattctcctgcctcaacctcccgagtagctgggactataggcgccttccaccacacccgactaatttttttttctttttgttttttttttttttttttttgagacggagtctcgctctgttgcccagactggagtgcagtggcccgatctccgctcactgccaagctccgcttcccgggtttacgccattctcctgcctcagcctcccgagtagctgggactacaggcgcccgccacctcacccggctagttttttgcattttttagtagaaacggggt from Rhinopithecus roxellana isolate Shanxi Qingling chromosome 15, ASM756505v1, whole genome shotgun sequence includes:
- the INTS5 gene encoding integrator complex subunit 5; translated protein: MSALCDPPGAPGPPGPAPATHGPAPLSAQELSQEIKAFLTGVDPLLGHQLSAREHARCGLLLLRSLPPARAAVLDHLRGVFDESVRAHLAALDETPVAGPPHLRPPSASHVPAGGPGLEDVVQEVQQVLSEFIRANPKAWAPVISAWSIDLMGQLSSTYSGQHQRVPHATGALNELLQLWMGCRATRTLMDIYVQCLSALIGSCPDACVDALLDTSVQHSPHFDWVVAHIGSSFPGTIISRVLSCGLKDFCVHGGAGGGAGSSGGSSSQTPSTDPFPGSPAIPAEKRVPKIASVVGILGHLASRHGDSIRRELLRMFHDSLAGGTGGRSGDPSLQATIPFLLQLAVMSPALLGTVSGELVDCLKPPAVLSQLQQHLQGFPREELDNMLNLAVHLVSQASGAGAYRLLQFLVDTAMPASVITTQGLAVPDTVREACDRLIQLLLLHLQKLVHHRGGSPGEGVLGPPPPPRSVPFLDALKNHVGELCGETLRLERKRFLWQHQLLGLLSVYTRPSCGPEALGHLLSRARSPEELSLATQLYAGLVVSLSGLLPLAFRSCLARVHAGTLQPPFTARFLRNLALLVGWEQQGGEGPAALGAHFGESASAHLSDLAPLLLHPEEEVAEAAASLLAICPFPPEALSPSQLLGLVRAGVHHFFASLRLHGPPGVASACQLLTRLSQTSPAGLKAVLQLLVEGALHRGNTELFGGEVDGDNETLSVVSASLASASLLDTNRRHTAAVPGPGGIWSVFHAGVIGRGLKPPKFVQSRNQQEVIYNTQSLLSLLVHCCSAPGGTECGECWGAPILSPEAAKAVAVTLVESVCPDAAGAELAWPPEEHARATVERDLRIGRRFREQPLLFELLKLVAAAPPALCYCSVLLRGLLAALLGHWEASRHPDTTHSPWHLEASCTLVAVMAEGSLLPPALGNMHEVFSQLAPFEVRLLLLSVWGFLREHGPLPQKFIFQSERGRFIRDFSREGGGEGGPHLAVLHSVLHRNIDRLGLFSGRFQAPSPSTLLRQGT